In Companilactobacillus allii, one genomic interval encodes:
- a CDS encoding MurR/RpiR family transcriptional regulator, which produces MDTLKLVEEKLPTLSRQERKVAMRVIQDPDSVKQMSINTLAKAVGVSNATITRFVKKMDCHNFYDFKLKLTENHSTNSNKVEKGSIPDEVFSFYKHVLNDTWESLDVTSLRTIVDLISKCNRIYIFGIGSSGYTAQEMTQRLLRMGIAAFPMTESHIMYITSGIMGKNDIILALSTSGNTNDLNRAAQAAQLNGTKVIGITGIKKSPLYELSDYPILVKNSNFVDNTRFINSQFAITYALDIITTMLLENKTYSDRMNHTVEMILDNKFRTK; this is translated from the coding sequence ATGGATACTTTAAAATTAGTTGAAGAAAAATTGCCGACTCTTTCTCGACAAGAACGAAAAGTTGCTATGCGTGTGATTCAAGACCCTGACAGTGTTAAACAAATGAGTATTAATACATTGGCAAAAGCAGTTGGTGTAAGTAATGCAACCATTACACGTTTTGTTAAAAAAATGGATTGTCATAATTTCTATGACTTTAAACTAAAGCTAACTGAAAATCATTCTACAAATTCAAATAAGGTAGAAAAAGGTTCTATTCCTGATGAGGTATTCAGTTTCTATAAACATGTTTTGAATGACACCTGGGAAAGTCTTGATGTTACTAGTCTTCGCACAATTGTTGACTTAATATCTAAGTGTAATAGAATCTATATCTTTGGAATAGGCAGTTCCGGATATACAGCTCAAGAAATGACGCAGCGTCTACTCAGAATGGGTATAGCAGCATTTCCAATGACAGAGAGTCATATCATGTATATAACAAGTGGAATTATGGGTAAAAATGATATTATCTTGGCCTTATCCACATCTGGTAATACAAATGATCTAAACAGGGCTGCTCAAGCTGCCCAACTCAATGGTACTAAAGTAATTGGAATTACTGGTATTAAGAAAAGTCCACTATACGAGTTAAGTGACTATCCAATTTTAGTCAAGAATAGTAATTTTGTAGACAATACTCGTTTCATTAACTCACAATTTGCTATTACATATGCACTAGATATCATAACCACAATGCTATTGGAAAACAAAACCTATAGTGATCGTATGAATCATACTGTAGAGATGATTCTTGATAATAAATTCAGAACTAAATAG
- a CDS encoding ROK family protein: MKIVSNKLFLAFDIGGTTIKYGIVDNELNVVDFGSTETKHNINGYILTELQEITKDVQKKHELSGIGVSTAGIVKDGKILYAGPTIPGYQGTDIQGTLEAQTGLSVFVVNDVDAALLGENLAGISQNSDSTYCVALGTGIGGAYLNNDQLLSGSHAYANSIGYTLYDDKTKTNYEQRASTLTLQHNLEKYDTGVIDAFEFAKLDKQPYLRIINDWAEEVSKGLVNIVLLYDPEVLVIGGAVSKQGDYLLKLLHDHMSKMIPEGLFKTELKIAKLTDKAQIYGAVSKFIS, encoded by the coding sequence ATGAAGATTGTGAGTAATAAATTATTTTTAGCTTTTGATATTGGTGGTACAACTATAAAATATGGAATTGTCGATAACGAATTGAATGTAGTTGATTTTGGTAGTACTGAAACCAAACATAATATTAATGGTTATATCTTAACTGAATTACAAGAGATAACAAAGGATGTTCAAAAAAAGCATGAACTAAGTGGTATTGGTGTGAGTACAGCAGGAATTGTCAAAGATGGTAAAATTCTTTATGCAGGTCCAACTATTCCTGGTTACCAAGGAACAGATATTCAAGGTACTTTAGAGGCACAAACAGGATTAAGCGTGTTTGTAGTAAACGATGTTGATGCAGCATTATTAGGTGAAAATCTAGCCGGAATATCACAAAATAGTGATTCTACATATTGTGTGGCTCTAGGTACAGGTATTGGTGGTGCATATTTAAATAATGATCAGTTGTTAAGTGGTTCTCATGCCTATGCAAATTCAATAGGATATACATTGTATGATGATAAAACAAAGACCAATTATGAGCAACGAGCATCAACACTTACTTTACAACATAATTTAGAGAAATATGATACTGGAGTTATTGACGCATTTGAGTTTGCTAAATTAGATAAACAACCATATTTGAGAATAATAAATGATTGGGCAGAAGAAGTTTCAAAAGGGCTAGTTAATATAGTGCTACTGTATGATCCTGAAGTTCTGGTAATTGGTGGTGCGGTTTCAAAGCAAGGTGATTATTTACTTAAACTGTTGCATGATCATATGAGTAAGATGATTCCTGAGGGGTTATTCAAAACGGAATTAAAGATAGCTAAATTAACTGATAAAGCACAGATTTATGGAGCAGTATCAAAATTTATTTCATAA
- a CDS encoding sugar phosphate isomerase/epimerase family protein: MLVSINTAVFSNEVHSGSSQFSCLKELVNKPIDNIEVRGEFFDDKTKDDELNKIDELCQQNNWKFFYSIPEELFQTNVINNNLIEYLKMADKHNIDHLKISMGDSSNITQNQLNDLTKLLKQFKTNVTIENQPNDNGTIENFTEQLSKLKEAKVPLGYTFDSGNWYWIYECPSNAFSVFNNDITVFHLKDIKDKETVMLDTGATDWKNMLLKLSDEIPVFLEYEISPKHLDEQIQQVNEILSNRVKS, translated from the coding sequence ATGTTGGTCTCAATTAATACAGCAGTTTTCTCAAATGAAGTACACTCCGGTAGTTCTCAATTTTCTTGCCTAAAAGAATTGGTTAATAAACCTATAGATAATATCGAAGTTCGTGGTGAATTTTTTGATGACAAAACAAAAGATGACGAACTGAATAAAATTGACGAGCTATGTCAGCAAAATAATTGGAAGTTCTTCTATTCAATACCTGAAGAGTTATTCCAAACAAATGTAATCAATAATAATCTAATTGAATATTTAAAAATGGCCGATAAACATAATATTGATCATTTGAAGATAAGCATGGGTGATTCTTCAAATATTACCCAAAATCAATTAAATGACCTAACGAAACTTCTCAAACAATTTAAAACAAACGTAACTATTGAAAATCAACCTAATGATAATGGCACTATAGAAAACTTCACAGAGCAGTTATCAAAACTGAAAGAAGCAAAGGTTCCATTAGGATATACATTCGATTCAGGTAATTGGTATTGGATATATGAATGCCCAAGTAACGCATTTAGCGTTTTTAACAATGATATAACCGTTTTCCATTTAAAAGATATCAAAGATAAAGAAACAGTAATGCTAGATACAGGTGCAACAGATTGGAAAAATATGCTATTAAAGTTATCAGATGAAATTCCAGTTTTCTTAGAATATGAAATATCACCTAAACACTTGGATGAACAAATACAACAAGTTAACGAAATCCTATCAAACAGAGTTAAATCATGA
- a CDS encoding GntR family transcriptional regulator: protein MTSKKEPIYKTIFNSLVLELNSTKFKKNDPFYSENDIRTKYQVSSTTAVRVLNTLASEGYIRRVQGRGSFVSKFNRGTSVKITDTHIYDPNNEQVAVLIANDAINPPLKANFKNTETWYFERLRQVNNAPFEYSTSWYAKNLIDTNDIKHPSKINSIYALINKEANLDMLQQEFSQNYSIVPISNQRVADYLHVPINTIVVRIERWVYKEDVNLEYTISYLLTNYFGLHIMSDNKFINLNTFN, encoded by the coding sequence ATGACCAGTAAAAAGGAACCAATTTATAAAACCATTTTTAACTCATTAGTACTAGAATTAAATTCTACAAAATTCAAAAAGAATGATCCCTTCTACAGTGAAAATGACATTCGCACAAAATATCAAGTCAGTTCCACTACTGCTGTCCGGGTTTTAAATACTCTGGCCAGTGAAGGTTATATTCGTCGGGTACAAGGACGTGGCAGTTTTGTCTCTAAGTTTAATCGTGGAACTTCCGTAAAAATAACTGATACCCACATCTATGATCCAAACAATGAACAAGTGGCAGTATTAATTGCAAACGATGCTATTAATCCACCACTAAAAGCTAATTTTAAAAATACAGAAACTTGGTATTTTGAGAGATTACGTCAGGTTAATAACGCCCCTTTTGAGTATTCAACCTCTTGGTATGCTAAAAATCTAATTGATACTAATGACATTAAACATCCCAGTAAGATCAATTCAATTTATGCCTTAATCAACAAAGAAGCCAATTTAGATATGTTACAGCAAGAGTTCAGCCAAAATTATTCAATAGTACCAATATCAAATCAAAGAGTTGCTGACTACCTTCATGTTCCAATTAATACAATAGTCGTTAGAATTGAACGCTGGGTTTATAAAGAAGATGTTAATTTGGAATATACAATAAGTTACTTACTAACCAACTATTTTGGATTACATATTATGAGTGACAATAAATTCATAAATCTTAATACATTTAATTAA
- a CDS encoding alpha/beta hydrolase, whose amino-acid sequence MSIHINNFYSNILKRYVETRVILPEPMDNDGNVLPEFTKGNKKLPTIWLLHGLGGDSSIWLRRTSIEQLATQYQVAVVMPQTERGFYTNMFQGPNYWDFLTKELPDRMQFIFPLSTKKSDNYLIGNSMGGYGALRWALTFPEKFNAVAALSPVTNLAKFKTEQAKTMPDFDLAFNSDELSGSNIDIEYLLNHLEDSSSLNVLITTGSDDILRNMDQASKSQFSNVFKDNFTWRKDPGQHNWTLWNKQLPIVMKWLFNKGEQYAN is encoded by the coding sequence TTGTCGATACATATTAATAATTTTTATTCAAATATCTTAAAAAGATACGTCGAAACAAGAGTTATCCTACCGGAACCCATGGATAATGATGGAAATGTTTTACCTGAATTTACTAAAGGTAATAAAAAGCTTCCGACTATTTGGTTATTACATGGCTTGGGTGGTGATTCTTCTATCTGGTTACGAAGAACCTCTATAGAACAACTTGCCACTCAATACCAAGTGGCAGTCGTTATGCCACAAACTGAACGAGGATTTTACACAAACATGTTCCAAGGACCGAATTATTGGGACTTCTTAACGAAAGAATTACCTGATAGAATGCAGTTCATATTCCCTCTCAGTACCAAAAAAAGTGACAATTATCTAATCGGTAATTCCATGGGTGGATATGGAGCTTTACGATGGGCTCTAACCTTTCCTGAAAAGTTCAATGCTGTTGCGGCCTTATCACCAGTAACAAATTTGGCGAAATTCAAAACAGAACAAGCTAAAACAATGCCCGATTTCGACCTAGCTTTTAATTCAGATGAATTGAGTGGAAGTAATATAGATATTGAATATCTATTAAATCATCTTGAAGATTCCTCTTCATTAAATGTTCTAATAACAACTGGATCTGATGATATCTTAAGAAATATGGATCAAGCGTCTAAATCACAATTTTCAAACGTCTTTAAAGACAATTTCACTTGGCGAAAGGATCCTGGTCAACACAATTGGACTTTATGGAATAAACAACTACCAATAGTTATGAAATGGTTATTTAACAAAGGAGAGCAATATGCTAACTAA
- a CDS encoding N-acetylmannosamine-6-phosphate 2-epimerase, which produces MKNEFLSIVNKKLIVSCQALSDEPLHSSFIMSRMARAAKMAGSVAIRANSVVDIQAIQDETNLPIIGLSKVDYEDSPVYITPTIKEMRAVASTGAQVVACDVTGQARPNGEKLADIVKQMRKEFPDTLLMADTATIENVKEANELNFDIIGTTMHGYTPDTEGLNIADDDFSYLKEVLEVAKHPVIAEGKVDTPQKARRCIDLGCHAVVVGGAITRPLEIATKFINTVNA; this is translated from the coding sequence ATGAAAAATGAATTTTTAAGTATTGTAAATAAAAAATTAATTGTCTCTTGCCAAGCACTATCTGATGAACCACTGCACAGTTCGTTTATTATGTCTCGAATGGCAAGAGCTGCAAAAATGGCAGGTTCAGTAGCTATTAGAGCCAATTCAGTTGTTGATATTCAGGCAATTCAAGATGAGACTAATTTGCCAATTATTGGATTGAGTAAAGTGGACTATGAAGATTCACCCGTTTATATCACTCCTACTATTAAAGAAATGAGAGCGGTAGCCAGTACAGGCGCACAGGTTGTTGCTTGTGATGTAACTGGTCAAGCTCGGCCTAATGGTGAGAAGCTAGCAGATATTGTCAAACAAATGCGTAAGGAATTCCCTGATACATTGTTAATGGCTGATACTGCAACAATTGAAAATGTAAAAGAAGCCAATGAACTAAACTTTGATATTATTGGTACAACAATGCATGGTTATACACCTGACACTGAAGGACTAAATATTGCAGATGATGATTTCAGTTATTTGAAGGAAGTTTTGGAAGTTGCAAAGCATCCAGTAATTGCTGAAGGTAAGGTGGATACACCACAAAAAGCTCGTCGCTGTATAGATCTAGGTTGTCATGCTGTAGTTGTAGGTGGTGCTATAACAAGACCATTAGAAATAGCAACTAAGTTTATTAATACCGTTAATGCTTAG
- a CDS encoding N-acetylneuraminate lyase codes for MKKLYSALMTAFNDDGSIDEAGIREMVRYNIDVNKVDGLYVGGSTGENFNMNHDQKKRVFEIAIDEAKDQVDLIAQVGSLDLNESKELAKFVTDLGYPKISAVTPFYYNYTFEEIKHYYNEILKGVDNKLLIYSIPALTGVSLSMEQFGELFENPKIIGIKYTNADFYLLERVRNTFPDKLILSGFDEMLLPALALGVDGAIGSTYNLNAKRAKAEMIAFDEGNIEKARQLQKESNDLITALIKNDIYPSLKLVFNEMGVHAGVTKEPMAKPTPEMRAGAEKIYNDYLK; via the coding sequence ATGAAAAAACTATATTCTGCATTAATGACAGCATTTAACGATGACGGCTCAATTGACGAAGCTGGAATAAGAGAAATGGTTCGTTACAATATTGACGTAAATAAGGTTGATGGTTTGTATGTTGGTGGTAGTACTGGTGAAAACTTCAATATGAATCATGATCAAAAGAAACGAGTATTTGAAATTGCTATTGATGAAGCAAAAGACCAAGTTGACTTGATTGCTCAAGTAGGTTCTCTAGATTTGAATGAATCTAAAGAATTAGCTAAGTTCGTTACTGATTTGGGATATCCAAAGATTTCAGCAGTTACTCCTTTCTACTACAATTACACATTTGAAGAAATCAAACATTATTATAATGAAATTTTAAAGGGCGTTGATAATAAGTTGTTGATTTATTCAATCCCAGCACTTACTGGAGTATCACTATCAATGGAACAATTCGGAGAATTATTCGAAAATCCAAAGATTATTGGTATCAAGTATACAAATGCTGATTTCTACCTATTAGAAAGAGTACGTAATACATTCCCTGATAAATTGATTCTATCTGGATTCGATGAAATGTTATTGCCAGCATTGGCATTAGGTGTTGATGGTGCAATTGGTTCAACATATAACTTAAATGCAAAACGTGCTAAGGCTGAGATGATTGCATTTGACGAAGGTAATATTGAAAAAGCTCGTCAACTTCAAAAGGAAAGTAATGACTTGATCACTGCATTGATTAAAAACGATATCTATCCATCATTGAAACTAGTATTCAATGAAATGGGTGTTCATGCTGGAGTTACAAAGGAACCAATGGCTAAACCAACTCCAGAAATGCGTGCCGGAGCAGAAAAAATCTACAATGATTATTTAAAATAA